The following proteins are co-located in the Streptosporangium brasiliense genome:
- a CDS encoding tetratricopeptide repeat protein gives MSPADFTRPGSLYGAVDLGARKQALDAQARREAAAQESGGTPVQVVYVDDANFATEVVERSMNSLVLLELTVTRAEQAKEYSLLLEKLAAENAGRWVLARVDVEASPQIAQALRVQNVPALYAIFQGQPVAVAPGIATEPQLRDWLSQLMEALAQYLPPDTGEAQAEERPQEPPADPDVVAAEQAIDAGDLDAAVAAYERLLARSPNNEDAKLGLAGLGLIRRTQDVDPAEVQGRLADPADIDAQLLAADFEMLAGDVDTAFDRLIGVVRRTSGDERDKVRMHLLGLFDALPGDDPSIGRARRNLASALF, from the coding sequence ATGAGCCCAGCGGACTTCACTCGACCCGGATCGCTCTACGGTGCCGTGGACCTCGGCGCGCGCAAGCAGGCGCTGGACGCGCAGGCGCGGCGGGAGGCCGCGGCGCAGGAGAGCGGCGGCACCCCGGTGCAGGTCGTCTACGTCGATGACGCCAACTTCGCGACGGAAGTCGTCGAACGCTCCATGAACAGCCTCGTGCTGCTGGAGCTCACGGTGACCCGCGCGGAGCAGGCGAAAGAATACAGTTTGCTGCTGGAGAAGCTCGCCGCCGAGAACGCCGGCAGGTGGGTCCTCGCCCGTGTGGACGTCGAGGCCAGCCCGCAGATCGCACAGGCGCTCCGGGTGCAGAACGTGCCCGCCCTGTACGCCATCTTCCAGGGTCAGCCGGTGGCGGTCGCCCCCGGCATCGCCACCGAGCCGCAGCTGCGTGACTGGCTGTCGCAGCTCATGGAGGCCCTGGCCCAATACCTCCCGCCGGACACCGGGGAGGCCCAGGCCGAGGAGCGGCCGCAGGAGCCTCCGGCCGACCCGGACGTGGTCGCCGCCGAGCAGGCCATCGACGCCGGCGACCTCGACGCGGCCGTGGCCGCCTACGAGCGGCTGCTGGCCCGTTCCCCCAACAACGAGGACGCCAAGCTGGGCCTGGCCGGGCTCGGGCTGATCCGGCGGACCCAGGACGTCGACCCGGCCGAGGTGCAGGGCCGGCTGGCCGACCCCGCCGACATCGACGCCCAGCTCCTGGCCGCCGACTTCGAGATGCTCGCCGGTGACGTGGACACGGCCTTCGACCGGCTCATCGGGGTGGTCCGGCGGACCTCGGGCGACGAGCGCGACAAGGTCAGGATGCATCTGCTCGGCCTCTTCGACGCCCTTCCGGGCGACGACCCGTCGATCGGGCGTGCCCGCAGGAACCTGGCGAGCGCACTGTTCTAA
- a CDS encoding AAA family ATPase, which translates to MRVVTISATYGTAGSVIGPAVAGRLGVPFVDRAIPSAVADELGCTLEEALAHDDRAEHGLGRLLAEAMRLPTVSFGGVDMYLPGNMPLPAEDFVAHTERVIRQTARGQGGVILGRAGALVLADHPGALHVRLDAPAGRRVIQTATLTGVTERQARRIVEDNDRARAAYVRHFYRADPASPLHYHLVLDSTSIPIDTCVELIVTASTALS; encoded by the coding sequence ATGCGGGTCGTCACCATCTCCGCGACGTACGGCACCGCCGGCAGCGTGATCGGGCCGGCGGTGGCCGGGCGCCTGGGTGTCCCCTTCGTGGACCGGGCGATCCCCAGCGCGGTGGCCGACGAGCTCGGCTGCACGCTGGAGGAGGCGCTCGCCCATGACGACCGGGCCGAGCACGGGCTCGGCCGGCTGCTGGCGGAGGCCATGCGGCTGCCGACGGTCTCCTTCGGCGGCGTGGACATGTATCTCCCGGGGAACATGCCCCTGCCCGCCGAGGACTTCGTCGCCCACACCGAGAGGGTGATCAGGCAGACCGCGCGGGGTCAGGGCGGGGTGATCCTCGGCAGGGCCGGGGCGCTGGTCCTGGCCGACCACCCCGGCGCGCTGCACGTGCGGCTGGACGCGCCCGCCGGACGCAGGGTGATCCAGACCGCGACCCTGACCGGAGTGACCGAGCGCCAGGCGCGCAGGATCGTGGAGGACAACGACCGGGCGCGGGCCGCCTACGTCCGTCATTTCTACCGGGCCGACCCGGCCTCCCCGCTCCACTACCACCTGGTGCTGGACAGCACGAGCATCCCGATCGACACGTGCGTGGAGCTGATTGTGACCGCATCGACAGCGCTGAGCTGA